In the Verrucomicrobiia bacterium genome, one interval contains:
- a CDS encoding matrixin family metalloprotease translates to MAMGWLLVAGSGVGWGYVAEFNAAGVVRRWALNPPDTRVSVNAVNRTARAIRYRLDTAGSPAGNALAELMAVRTAFDQWQAVPGTLLRFEEAPSVSGTADVDLNDGFNTVFWSRSLFVNGGRDNLSGVLALTYVGSYPDGNVIANADIVFNGVQYDWFTDFENPTRQEIFVEAIALHEIGHLLGLRHSPVGGATMLAVGDRGVNSQTGLSADEIAAARALYGAAAVAAGYGRVAGTVTASGAPVFGAAVFIEDAAGNVAAGTVTRAGGQYELGGLAAGRYVVRVAPLDPAGAPNVLVRGADIANTYSGASTDFHPTTDREVTIPGGGAVTANFEVVAGEPIRIVRVLRPAGDLTEPSFHDKPVEVQPAGQTVYLGVLTPATLTGGVQLEVRGDGLVQGPTETQANVLGNMSLAAVPVTVLAGATPGLRSLRLEVGGSVAWAHGFIELAPPFPDVNFDGFDDRFQRRYWPRFTAPEAGPTADPDGDGFSNRWEYETGSDPTDPGSAHFRIETVRVTESGARVRSQAAIGKRFQLEARGVVAGSAWQLVGAPVLAAGAEVEFTDPGATGNERYYRVRMVP, encoded by the coding sequence GTGGCGATGGGATGGTTGCTGGTGGCCGGGTCGGGAGTGGGCTGGGGCTACGTGGCGGAGTTCAACGCGGCGGGGGTGGTCCGGCGATGGGCGCTGAATCCCCCGGATACCCGGGTCTCGGTGAATGCGGTGAACCGGACCGCGCGGGCGATCCGGTACCGACTGGACACGGCGGGCTCACCGGCCGGCAATGCGCTGGCGGAGTTGATGGCGGTCCGGACGGCATTCGATCAGTGGCAGGCGGTACCGGGGACGCTGTTGCGTTTCGAGGAGGCGCCGAGCGTGAGCGGGACGGCGGATGTGGATTTGAATGACGGGTTCAACACGGTGTTTTGGAGCCGGAGCCTGTTTGTGAACGGGGGCCGGGACAACCTGTCGGGGGTGCTGGCGCTGACCTACGTGGGTTCGTATCCCGATGGCAACGTCATTGCCAATGCCGACATCGTGTTCAACGGGGTCCAGTACGACTGGTTCACGGACTTCGAGAATCCGACCCGGCAGGAGATTTTCGTGGAGGCGATCGCCCTGCATGAGATCGGGCACCTGCTGGGGTTGCGCCATTCGCCGGTGGGGGGCGCGACGATGCTGGCGGTGGGGGATCGCGGGGTGAATTCGCAGACGGGATTGTCCGCGGACGAAATCGCGGCGGCACGGGCGCTGTATGGGGCGGCCGCGGTGGCGGCGGGATATGGGAGGGTCGCCGGGACGGTTACGGCGTCGGGGGCGCCGGTGTTTGGCGCGGCGGTGTTCATCGAGGATGCGGCGGGGAACGTCGCGGCGGGGACGGTGACGCGGGCGGGCGGGCAGTACGAACTCGGCGGGCTGGCGGCCGGCCGGTATGTCGTCCGGGTGGCGCCGCTGGACCCGGCGGGGGCGCCGAACGTGCTGGTGCGGGGGGCGGACATTGCGAATACCTATTCGGGCGCCAGCACGGATTTTCATCCGACGACCGACCGGGAGGTGACGATCCCGGGCGGAGGTGCGGTGACGGCGAATTTCGAGGTGGTGGCGGGCGAACCCATCCGGATTGTGCGGGTGCTGCGCCCGGCAGGCGACCTGACGGAGCCGTCGTTTCACGACAAGCCTGTCGAGGTGCAGCCGGCGGGGCAGACGGTGTACCTGGGTGTTCTCACCCCGGCCACGCTGACGGGCGGTGTGCAGTTGGAGGTTCGCGGAGACGGCCTGGTGCAGGGTCCGACCGAGACGCAGGCGAATGTCCTGGGGAACATGTCCCTGGCGGCGGTGCCGGTGACGGTGCTGGCCGGGGCGACGCCGGGACTGCGGAGCCTGCGGTTGGAAGTGGGCGGTTCGGTGGCCTGGGCGCACGGATTCATCGAACTGGCCCCGCCGTTTCCCGATGTGAACTTCGATGGGTTCGACGACCGGTTTCAGAGGCGGTACTGGCCCCGGTTCACGGCGCCCGAGGCGGGGCCGACGGCGGATCCGGATGGCGACGGCTTCAGCAATCGGTGGGAGTACGAGACCGGTTCGGATCCAACGGATCCGGGATCGGCGCATTTCCGGATCGAGACGGTGCGGGTGACGGAGTCCGGGGCGCGGGTGCGATCGCAGGCGGCGATTGGAAAGCGGTTCCAGTTGGAGGCGCGGGGGGTGGTGGCGGGAAGCGCCTGGCAGTTGGTGGGGGCACCGGTGCTGGCGGCCGGAGCGGAGGTGGAGTTCACGGATCCGGGCGCCACTGGGAACGAGCGGTACTACCGGGTGCGGATGGTGCCGTGA